One Salvia miltiorrhiza cultivar Shanhuang (shh) chromosome 6, IMPLAD_Smil_shh, whole genome shotgun sequence genomic window, CATGCCCCTTAGAGAATGGCACGGGTTCTAATAAAAtggttgagtgtgttgtgagcgGAATAAGGGTCCAACCTTTATGAGAGTGTTAAAGtgattaaagtggagtaagggtcccacctttTATGGGGTTGTGTGGAGTAATTTTACTAAGAATAGAAAGAGGCATGAAATTGGGGGACGGACTAAAATGGCAAAAGGGGCATGAAATTGGGGGGACGGATGTagtattataaaattatacacTAAACACAAGTAAAAATTCATAATGCATTTGCCACATAGTTCTTGCCTATTTGAGGAAGTAACAAACTCAGACATTCCTCCAGATTATTTCTCAGTCTTTACATGCACAGTTGATTCTATTTCAAAAAGCAAGATGCATTAAATTTCCCCATAGTTCTCCAATCACAAAACGTAGAAATATGCATGCAAGTACTAGCTTGCAAGGGTCATAAAGTATTAATCTAAATGGAGGAAATTGTTCAACATCTGGGGTACACAAGAATTCTGAAAGCAGGGCCCAACTGGGGCGTGCTCTCAGAGATCACCAAAAAGTAATTTCCCACAAAGGAGCTCACTACATATTAAACTTAAGAAATAAAAGGCAAACAAAGAGTCCAGGCTAAAAGAAAGTAGTCGCTCCCAGGCTTTCAGCATTCGCAATTCATTAGACTACAACAAGCTGGCAAAATTAACTCCTGATATAGATTTCTCATGGAGAAAATCCAGTTCACCCCAGAACAGAAATAGCAGGGCAGCTAGtaaaaagaaagaaggaaaGCAGATATTCTGCAGTTCGAGGCGAATATTTTACCTAAAAGAATATAGAACAGTTAAGAAAACATATACAACTCCCTTACAAAAAATATTCTACAAGTTCAAAATTAGAACAGATTTTAATACGAGGGAGTGCTAATATACCAAATCATGAAGCAGTGTTAAATTTCATTTACCTCCActgttttgagcatcatctatATGAGCATTGATCTCTACAAGCGACTGAAAGAATGCAATAACAAAAGGTTCATTTGATGGATGAGAAATTTGAGGATTTTGAAGGAAGCAATAGGAAATTAAGACAACCTCACAAAGAGCAGATTTTCGATCGTCGACAGGAAATATATCAACGAGGCCATAGGATGTCTCACATAATGTTTGGACAAAGTCAAGTGATTCATGATACGTCCCTTTTCTAAACTGTGATGCACTATTTGGCAGAGGAGGTTTAGCATTCGACTTTTCATTTTGCTGCTTTGGTGAGCCAGGAGAGTTCTGCAAAATGAAATACTATTGCTATGAATTTGTTAAAGAAGCCAGCCTATAGCAAGAATCTCATAATAAATCGTAGGAATAAAATCTCTGCTAGAAATATATGCAACTCAATATAAATCAAACAATACCAAAAACAATATTCTAGTCAAACATAAAAATTACATTACAATTCCCTCCCTTATAACAGAATGATACATAAAAGATACTCTTGGATATATCCTGAAGAATGATATTAATTATCTGAAAAGGTCAAAATCCACGATTTACCATAGTTTGAATTAAGTAAACGAAGAAAAGCAGTTCCATTTCTCCAACCCTATTAATTTTACCATATCATTCTGCATAGTCTTCCAGTATACCTTATCTTATTTCATCTCTTAACATATTCTACGGTCTACCTCACAGACCAACCAAACTCCAGCCCATCAACAATACAAGAGGGCCTAATCACTTATAACTCAGCTACATAGACAGACATTTTGATGAAATACATTGAGCTCAAGAAGACCTGTGACTCAATGAAGAACAACAGGAAACTTCCCCTAAGATAGATCAAACATAGAATGCTGGGTTTTTCCAGAAAACCTGTACACTTCAATCACTCATtagcaaataaattaaatttttcaaAGTTAAACTAAGTCCGGTTACTGCAAGTGAATCCTCTAGACAGCTATTGATCAATAATTATGTTTTCTTCCAGAGTAGAGAATTATCTGGTTCACATTTCTAAAGAAAAATTTAGTTCAACAGTTTCAACTACTTCCTATCAAAACAAATTTCCAAAGGTCTATCAGATTATGTTTGCCAGACTTACCATCATCTGATACAGTAAACAAACATAATTTCCTCTAACTTCTCTCTATATCTGTAACAAGTCTGATTCAGGTAAGGATAATTCCAGATGCATATCATAAACATGAGTATTCTTAGAAACCTTTCCAAATGTTAACTGTGACTCCAGCAACAAAGGCTTGTATACCAAGCACAATCAATTAATACTCGACACTAAAATTAACACCCAGAGCTACTACTCCAAAATATAGATGTCCAGGCTAGAGTCAGGAGCTACTTAACTTCACCAATTACTATGGCACTAATATTTACACCCAGAGCAACAGCTATTCCAAAATATAGATGCCCGAGATAGAATCAGGAACTACTTCACTTCATCAATTACTTTGAAGATGACATCCTAATACAGAGTATAGGTAGTTAAAACTTTTCATATTTTGGAATGTTTCAGGTTCTTATTTAAATAAGGGGAACAAATGATCGGAACCAGTAAATATATCATCACATGGAGAGCACGGAAAATAAAGGAACAGACCACTTTGTTCTTTCGGGAGCCATATAGTTCAGAATCCTCAACAGAACGATCACGATCCTTGAACAACTTCCGGAAAAAGTTTTCTGTTCCGGGACTGCTTTCATGCACGTTACTGTTATGGCCATTAGTATTTACCCTTGAAGCTTTGGAGTCTTCTGGATGAACACGAAGCGACCTACGGAACAACGAAAAATCTGATTGTTCCTCATCTTCGCCATTTGCATGTCCTTTCCTGTCCTCATCAATACAGACCAAATCTTTCCTGtcttcttcaattttttctttaaatagTTTCTTGAAAAATCCTTCTTTATCATGATCATCACAGGACTTTGATGCTCTTTCCAGATCATCATATTTATCAATACCATCCTTCCTGTCCTCAAATTTGTCCTTAAATAGCTTTTTGAAAAACCCTTCCCTTTCATCATCTTCTAGAGCTCTAGACAAAGTTTTTTCCTCAGCATCACTTTTACCCTCCCGAAACAACCGTTTGAAAAATCCATCTGAACTAGTACTAACTTCCTCCTCATCTTTACCACTCAACAACCTGCGAAAGAAACCCTCTTTCTCCGTCTCATCATCATCCTTATCAACTGACTGCTTTGCATCTTCATCTCGACTACTACTCAATAACCTCTTGAAGAAACCAGCTTCCTTCTCATGCTCCTCTTCATCTTTACTTCTATCCACTGACTTCTTCATCTCCTCATCCCGACCATCCCTCAACAACCTCTTGAAAAACCCACCTTCCTTCTCAGGCTCTTTCTCATTCTCCTTGGGCATTGATTTTCTTGCATCCTCATCCCGACTATCCCTCAACAACCTCTTGAAAAACCCACCTTCCTTCTCGGTCTCCTCATCAAACTCTTTGTCTTTATCCCCCTGTCTTTCTAGCATCATCATCCCGACTATCCCTTAACAACTTCTTAAAGAATCCACCATCCTTCTCAGGCTCATCATCTTCCTTCTCCCCCGACTTCCTAAACAATAGAGCATCCCGAACCTTAGCCCCTGGGATGAACTTCTTAAAAATCTTATTACTCTCATCTGGGGATCCCACTACCTTACCACCATCATCCTGAGATATTGAATTCCCCGATGAGGGTGAAAATGAGAAAGACCGTGATGCTGATGTACTACTCGGAGGCGAAGATGTCAACGACAGCAACTTCTGTTTGGAAGAAAACAACCTATTCAACACCTGATTCTTACCAATAggactactactactactattgATATTACTAGAAGAAGACATAAAACCACTACTCCACGTCTGAGGTTTAATCAAAGGAGGCCATTCACCCATCAAAGTAGCTGCAAACTGGCATTTCTCCTGAATCCTACTAATCCCCTCATTATCATCTACATCTTCCAACTCCGCCATCAAAAACCAGTGTACTTTAAGCGCAATTTTGAGGGATCTCGAGCATATATCTATAACAAACTTATCGAGTGAAGGGCTAGGCTTGTGAATTAACATATAGCAAATTTGAAACAAGTAGCTCTCGATGCCGGAGAGAGGTAGAGTGTACATCCGGTTGCACAAGTAATCCCGCACCCCAGGATGATCGTGCTTGTAGAGGTAGCTGACCGCGATCCATTCGCAGAAAAACGCCGAATCGAAGAACCTAATCAGCCACCCGCTCTCACCGATGCTCTCACTGGTCGGAATCGTCCGCGTCACCTCGCGAGGTGACTCAGCCCACTCGCCGAAGGCACGCGTCAATCCCAGTAGCCTCGCCATCGTCAAATCCTTTTTCTCATCCTAGACATGGGCATCAATCAAATCTTAATTCAAAACCCCTAATTTTGAGAATTTGAAGTGATATCCCCACAGGCGCAGAATTAAAGATGAAATATACAGAGGGAATTGGGAAATTGGGGTTCCGACCGGCGCCGCAAAATTGGCCGGCACCAGGGGTATAATGGGGAGAAAAGTgggaggaggtggtggtggtgctaaCGTGCGCGGAGGGTGCTCCGAGGGGGGATTcctcttaatttaatttttttcttttcaagttTCGAGTGGGGAGAGTGACGGCGAAGGCATATTTTTCTTTGTTAGCGTCGaaactaaaattattttttttaattaaaaattagaatcgatttcaaaattgaattgaattactATGTAATTTAAGGGGGCCTCTTGGCGCATGTGAAAATTGGCGACAAGTCAGAATTTTTTAATTGTCATAAACAAGAATAAATGGGAAGTACTGTGAAAATAGTATAGAGAACCAAATTCATTTAAATTGGGATGAATTCGAGGCGGAGATTATCCAGTGTTGGAAGGGTTCTCGTTGGatatccaccaatttatttatttgttttacaaGTTTTTGTTATACATATAAGTATTTTATTCATTCCATCAAACACatcaaaattctaaatataCTAATGTCATTCAACATCACAAACACATCATAAATTTCACAATTAAAACCCAAATATATATTCTAAAGAATCTACGTATTCCTTTTGAAAAGttgcataaatttaataaagatatttatttaattgtatgAAATATAATCGGGGCGGGTTCGGAGTGGGTATATATATCCCTGACCCGACACGGGTATAATTTTTGTACCCTCCCTTGAAATTTCACCCCCGTACCTCGGCCCCTTAAGGGCGAGTACCCGAACCAACGGGTATTATTGTCATCCCTACAACAAATCTACACGAGCGTAATATTATGAGGATCGATAGCTTCGATTTATAATGAtacaaaattagggtttaggatttatgATATCGCTTTAAATATGGAAGAATGTATTATATCTATATCTACAACACTCTCCCTTGAATGACCAACCCTAAATAGATGTTGCTTCATTGAAAACGTGCTAGAAAAATCAAATGGGACAAAGCGTACAGTTGTTCCCCCTGAAAATGATCATTGTATATCTTTGAGTCGGCGCATGCCGATCTTATGTACCAACTTTCTAAAAGTTGATGTTGGTAACGGTGTAAACAAGTCCGCTAAATTATCGCTTGAGCGGATTTGTTGAATGTTGATGTCGCCACTCTTTTGGAGGTCATGCGTGTAGAAAACTTTTGAAGAGATATGCTTCTTCCTATCACATTTGATGTATCATTCCTTGAGTTGTGCTGTACAAGCGGACTTGTCTTCATATAGTACAATTGGATTGTCCTTTGGTGAAGTTAATCCACACAACTCTTAGATATAATTTGTCATATTTCTCAACCACACACATTATTGATTTACTTCATGGATTGCGATGATTTTATAGTTATTTGAGGATGTCGGAGTCAGGCTTTGCTTTACAAACTTCCAAGATATAACACTTCATCCACGTGTGAAAACATAACCAGTTTGTGACTTTGCTTTATGCTTAAGAAGTCCCGTTTAAAGGTTGTCAAGAGAATAATTTGATATGCTACTGGGACTGCATAACTTGGAATGTGGTTTTCAAAGGACATTAATCCTAACATTGTTAGTTTTAATGATGTTGATTGGCCAGGTAATGTTGATGACAAGAATAGTACAAGTGGATGATATTATTTCCTAGGTAACAATGGTGTGTCATGGTCTAGCAATGAACAAAACAGTGTGTCTCTCTCTACAGTTGAGGCATAATACATTGCGATTGAAAGTTGTTATGCACAACTCCTTTGGTTAAAACAAATGTTggatgactatggtatgaaaaAAGTGACATTCTAATTGTGATGTGTGTTAACACTAGTGCCATTGAGATTTTTCAAAATCATGTTCAATATTTTCGCACAAAACACATTAACATTCGTCATCATTTCATTAGAGACCCATGCTTTTATCACCTCTAAGggggaatgagattcagtgtaccacacttgatgtcccacttttaattttatttattttcttcaatGTGAAATTTGTAtggtttaatttaattttgtgaaaattaactagggtttattccatcaaattagaatatataattatttttcatcatttaatttcacttttattaactaacaataggttgataaattcaaagtcatggcatatacttttttaaaattaaaatttataaaaataaaaattaaatataattcatagtattataataaaatttatttttataaaaaatatttttaaaataatagatattttTTTGATAGGGTAAAACAGTGACACAATAAAATCATGGGACATTGGATCACATCTTCTCTAAAGGACCGCTCTCTACTTAGTGTTGCATATTCAGCACTAATCATATTACCTCATTCTAATTTAGACCGTGATAGTTGTGTCTAATgaaaactttattttaaatcatAATTTTCCCTTTAGGATTTACTAACCACC contains:
- the LOC130989952 gene encoding LOW QUALITY PROTEIN: phosphatidylinositol 4-kinase beta 1-like (The sequence of the model RefSeq protein was modified relative to this genomic sequence to represent the inferred CDS: deleted 1 base in 1 codon) yields the protein MARLLGLTRAFGEWAESPREVTRTIPTSESIGESGWLIRFFDSAFFCEWIAVSYLYKHDHPGVRDYLCNRMYTLPLSGIESYLFQICYMLIHKPSPSLDKFVIDICSRSLKIALKVHWFLMAELEDVDDNEGISRIQEKCQFAATLMGEWPPLIKPQTWSSGFMSSSSNINSSSSSPIGKNQVLNRLFSSKQKLLSLTSSPPSSTSASRSFSFSPSSGNSISQDDGGKVVGSPDESNKIFKKFIPGAKVRDALLFRKSGEKEDDEPEKDGGFFKKLLRDSRDDDARKTGDKDKEFDEETEKEGGFFKRLLRDSRDEDARKSMPKENEKEPEKEGGFFKRLLRDGRDEEMKKSVDRSKDEEEHEKEAGFFKRLLSSSRDEDAKQSVDKDDDETEKEGFFRRLLSGKDEEEVSTSSDGFFKRLFREGKSDAEEKTLSRALEDDEREGFFKKLFKDKFEDRKDGIDKYDDLERASKSCDDHDKEGFFKKLFKEKIEEDRKDLVCIDEDRKGHANGEDEEQSDFSLFRRSLRVHPEDSKASRVNTNGHNSNVHESSPGTENFFRKLFKDRDRSVEDSELYGSRKNKVNSPGSPKQQNEKSNAKPPLPNSASQFRKGTYHESLDFVQTLCETSYGLVDIFPVDDRKSALCESLVEINAHIDDAQNSGGICFPIGRGMYRVVHIPEDEAVLLNSREKAPYLICVEVLKSEAPSNSKDASNSQKLSRGGIPLANGDALLPKPPPWAYPLRTGQDMYHTGYDRMSRSTSEAIDQAMAQLWEAKVKFVRVNFSLEKQLDHAEPAAASAGWTTEADCACKAEDDCDSEWVRVVLSAEPGISMDDIVDQDPPRRKEHRRVPSTVAIEEVKAAALKGEAPPGLPLKGAGQDSSDAQPKVANGGVPKVSDALAGELWEVKKERIRNASLYGKLPGWDLHSVIVKSGDDCRQEHLAVQLISHFYDIFQEAGLPLWLRPYEVLVTSSYTALIETIPDTASLHSIKSRFPNISSLRDFFVAKYEENSPSFKLSQRNFVESMAGYSLVCYLLQVKDRHNGNLLLDEEGHIIHIDFGFMLSNSPGGVNFESAPFKLTRELLEVMDSDAEGVPSEFFDYFKVLCIQGFLTCRKHAERIILLVEMLQDSDFPCFKGGPRTIQNLRKRFHLSLTEEQCVSLVLSLISSSLDAWRTRQYDYYQRVLNGIL